Within the Acuticoccus sediminis genome, the region GCTGTCCTCGTGCACCTCGATTCCGATGCCGTGGCCAGTGCGATGCGGCAGTCCCGGCAAAGCATAATCCTTGCCAAAACCGGCCGATTCGATGACGCCGCGTGCGGCATCGTCGACCGCATGGTGCGGCGCGCCCTTCTGCGCGGCGTTGAAGCCCGCCTCCTGCGCCCTCTTCTCGATGTCCCAGACCTCGCGCTGGCGCGGGTTCGGCTCGCCGAAGACGTAGGTACGCGTCAGGTCCGAGCGGTAGCCGCCGACCCAGCCGCCGATGTCCATCAGCACCATGTCGCCGTCCTCGAGCGTCTGCGGGTAGTCGACGCCGTGCGGGTAGGCGGTCGCCTCGCCGAACAGGATCAGCGGCGGGTACGGCGTCGGCACCGCGCCCAGCCGGCGATGCGCCTCCTGCACGAACGCCTGCACCTCGGTGGTGGTGATGCCCTCGTGGAGGATCCGCGCCGAGGCCTTGTGGACCTCCTCGGTGACCTTGGCGGCGATGTCGAGGAGCGCCACCTCCGCCGCGGTCTTCTGCGAGCGCAGCGCGGCGGTGACCACCGCGCCGTTCTGGAAGTCGTAGCGGTTGCCGGCCTTCCTCATGCCGTCGAAGTTGAAGAAGGGCGTCGCCGGGTCGACCGCCACGACGCCGCTCTCGTAGCCGAGGGAGGCGATGGTGTCGGCCACCAGCGCCGTCGGGTCCTCGTGCTCCTGCCAGACGCGGATGTCGTCGCCGAACTTCAGCATGGAGCGCGTCTTCGGCTCCTCGAAGGCGGGGCTGAGGTAGGTGACGGGGCCCTCGGCCGGGATGATCGCCCCGTGCAGCCGCTCCGTCAGCTTCAGGCTGATGCCGGTGAAGTAGAAGAGGTTCGCCGACGTATCGAGGTAGAGGGCGGAGATCCCCTCCTTCTTCATCAGCGCCTGGGCCCGCTTCACGCGCTCCAAGTGCTCGTCGATGCCGATCGGGGTGATCCCGCCGGTCATCTTCGTCATCTTCTCCAGTTCGGCGGCCGCTGTCGAACCACCAACGCCGAGGGTCATTGCGCGTCCCCCGATGCGGTCTGGGCGGGTCTCATCTTAGGCTCCATTGCTGACGAAAGTTTCGGCACATAAGCGCCTGGATTCGGGTAAGGATTCGGATCGGCCCCGCCCCGGCGACCGAGGCTCGGCCGCCTGAGACGAGAGGACGATCCATGGATTTCGATGCCTTCACCCGCGCCGTCGCCGCGCCCGGCCAGCCGGCCGCCGCCTTCGGGGCGCTCGCCGAGATGGCCGCGGCCGGGCCGGGCGTGAAGCTCTTCACGGCGCTCACCATCGACCAGACGGCGGGGCTCCTGCGCCGCAGCTTCTCCAACATGCCGGACGCCTACCCCGCGAAGGGCACCAAGAAGATCGCCGACACGACGATCACCGGGCACCTCCTCGCCGACGCCGGGCCGGTGCTCAGCGACGGGCGCGAGGCGGTCGAGGCGAACTTCTACGACCACGAGCTGATCTTCTCGCTCGGGTGCGAGAGCTGCCTCAACGTTCCGATCACCGTCGCGGGCGAGGTGATCGGGTCGATCAACCTGCTGCATGCCGCCGGCCACTACACGCCCGAGCGCATCGAGGCGGCGAAGGCGCTGCGCCTGCCGGCGGTCGCGGCCTTCCTGATCGAGCGCCAGTGGGGCGACGCGCTCACGGTGTGAGGAGAGGCTCACGCGGCGGCCCCCGCGGGCGCCTGCGAGGCCATCAGCGCGGGCGTCGCGGGCAGGACCAGAACCTCGGCCCCCTCGACGCTCGCGACCACGCTGCGGCGCACCTGTTCGCACCGGGCGACGACGGTGCGCCACTCCCGGTTCATGGCGAAACCGAGCGCGATCTCGATGATCGGGACCCCGCCGGAGCGGCGGGTGCGGATGTCGAGGATGTCGTCGAACGCGTCGAAGCTGTCCGCCAGCCCGCGCAGGATGAGGAGCTGGACCTTCTCCTCCAGCGCCCGGTCGGCGAGCTCCCAGAAGGCGTTCCGGAAGGTCTGGTAGGCGGTGTAGAGCATCGCTGACGCGATCACGCAGCCGGCGATCGGATCGCCGATCGCGAACCGCGGATCGAACGCGGCCGCCGACACCAGGACGATGGTGAGGCCGAGGCCGCACACGTCGATGAGCTGGGCCCGCCGCCACGCCTTGACGACGCCGGACGGCTCCTTCGCCAGCGGCGCGGAGAGCGCATAGAGCGCGGCCGACTGGGCGAGCAGGATCGTCGTGATGACCAGCGGAGCGGCGACGCTCTCCGGCGGCGACGGCTCGAGGACGCGGTAGAGGCTCGCCGAGGCGATGCCGAGCCCCGAAAGCGTGAAGGAGACGGCGAGAATCGAGCTCGCGATCGCCTCCAGCTTGCCGGTCCCGTACGGGAAGACCAGCGCGCAGGAGTGGCGCGCCGCCCGCGTCGTCAGGAAGACGAGCAGCGAGAACAGGATGTAGATGACGGTGAAGACCGCGTCTCCGATCAGTCCGATGGACGTCGACCCGAGCGCCGCGACGAGCTGCGGTCCGGCGATCACCGTCGAAAGGGTGATCGAGACGAGCTGAAGCTGCTGGAAGTTCAGCCGGCGGGGGGCCCGGACCGCGTCCCTCAAGTTCGCCTCCGTGCCGAACCCGTCGTGCCCGGCTGGACCGGCATTCGCGGTGGCCGCTCGGCGAGAAGGCCCGACGGCTTCAGCCGCATGATGACGATGAGAAGGCTGCCGATCACCATTTCGCGCAGCGCCGCGCCCTGCGCGCCGGAGAGGCCGGGGATCACGCCCTCGAGGAAGCGGCTCCCCTCCAGGATCCCCATCACGATGACCGCGCCGACGACCGCGCCGGTGGCGTTGCCGGTGCCGCCCGCCGTGAGGGAGAGGAAGATGTAGATGGTCAGGAGCGGGCGGAAGATATCCGGCGCGATGTAGCTCGTGAAGTGCGCGTAGAGGACCCCGCCGAGGCCAAGGAGCGCCGCGCCCAGCGCGAACGCCTCAACCTTCATGCGGCGCACGGGCTTGCCGGCGACGGCCGCCGCGGTCTCGTCCTCCCGGAGTGCGCGGAGCGCGCGGCCGTAGGGGCTGATCCTGAGGCGCCGCGACAGGAACCAGGCGACCGCGACGCACACGACGGTGATCGCCGCGAAGAGGGCGTTGAACTCGAACGGCGTCAGCTCGGCGCGGAACGGGCCGGGAATCCCGGAGATGCCGTCCGACCCGTTGGTCAGCCAGATCTCGTTGGCCGCGATCAGCCGCACGAACTCGCCGAAGCCGAGGGTGACGATGGCGAGGTAGTCACCGCGCAGCTTGAGCGTCAGGCGCGACAGGAGCCCGCCGACGAGGGCCGCCGCCGCCATCGCGGCGATCGCGGCGAGCGGGATCGGCAGCCCCAGGATGGAGAGGAGCGCGGAGACGTAGGCGCCCACCGCGAAGAACCCCGCGAGGCCGAGGTTGATCATCCCCGTCATGCCCCAGATGACGTTCAGGCCCAGCGCCAGCATCGCGTAGATGCCGGCGAAGGTGAGCGTGGCGAGGAGGTAGCTCAGCATGCGCGAGCCTCCGGACGGCGGGTGAGACGGCGAGGACGGACCGGGGCCATCAGTATGCGCGCTCCCCGAGAAGGCCGCGGGGGCGGAAGGTCAGGACGATGACGATGGCAAGGAAGCCGACCGCGCTCCGGTAGGACGGCGACAGCACGATGAGCGACAGCTCCTCGCCGAGCCCCACCACCATGGCCCCCAGCACCGCGCCGGGGATCGAGCCCAGCCCGCCCACGACGGCCGCGGCGAAGATCGGCAGGATGAAGCGGAATCCGGTCAGGGGATCGATGGACGTCCCGACGCCGAGCAGCATGCCGCCCGCCCCGACGAGCCCCATGCCGAAGAACACCGTGAGGCGCCCGATCATGATCGGGTCGATGCCCTTCAGCTCGGCGAGCGCGGGGTTGTCGGCGACGGCGCGCATGGACTTGCCGATCCGCGTGTAGCGCAGCGCCAGGAAGACGGCGCTCATGAGGGCGAGCGCGAGGAGGAGGTTCTCCACCTGCTGCGGGCCGATCCGCACGCCCCAGATGCGCCAGTCGCGCACCAGCGGCAGGTCGTAGCCGCGCAGGTCGTTGCCGAAGATGAAGCGGACCGCGTTCTCCAGCACGATGGTGAGCGCGATGGAGGCGATCGCCGTCGTCAGTGCCCCGTGCGGACGGAGCGGACGCAGCGCGATCTCGTCGGACAGGACGCCGACGACGGCGGCGACGAGGAACGCCGCCACCAGCGAGACCTCCACCGGCAGCCCCAGGCCCACGTTGGCGGCGTAGCCCGCGAACGCGCCGATCGTGGCGTGCGAGGCGACCGCGAAGTTCGGGAAGCGCAGCACGGCGAAGATCGCCGTGAAGCCGATGGCGGGGATCGCGAGAAGCGTCCCCATCACGATCCCGTTGACGATGAGCTGGGGCAGAAGGTCGAGCATCAGGTCCGCGCGAACTCGACCGCTGCGCCGTCTTCGATCCGCTTGAAGAGGAACTGCGTGCCGGTGATGTCACCGATCTCGTTGAAGTCGCACGGCCCGCTGGCGCCGTCGTAGTTGACGCCATCGGCGATGATCGGCAGCCCCTCCACGGCGCTGGAAACGACCGTCCCCTCGCCCTGGCTGATGGTGCGAAGGCTGTCCCTGATGGTGGCGCCCGTCGCCTCGCCGCCGGCCGCGATCGACAGGATCGCGAGGTTGGCGTGGTCGTAGCACTGCGCCGAGTAGGGATCGACCGTCTCGACGCCGAGGATCTTCTGCACGTTGGCGTAGGCAGGCGAGCCGATGGCAGGCGCCGGTTCCCAGGTGAAGATGCCCTCGAGGACGTCCGCGGGCAGCGCGTCGAGGACCGTCTGGTTCACCGCGTAGGCGGGGCCGATCAGCTTGCCCTCGTAGCCGGCCTGCCAGAGGTCGCGCAGCAGGACGGTCGTGTCCGCCGTGTAGCCGCCGAGGAGGATGAAGTCCGGCCCGGCACGCATGATGGTGTCGACCTCGGAGCGGTAGGTGGACTTGTCCGCCTCGTAGATGAGGCTGTCCATCTCCATGCCGTTCTCGCCGGCGATGCGGGTCATGTTGTCGATGTTGCCCTGGGCGAACGGCGTTTGCGGGCCGATCCAGCCGAGGTGCGTCGCGCCCTGGTCGACCATGAAGGCGGTGGCGACGTCGTTCTGCAGCTTCGAGTTCGGCTGCGTGCGGGCGATGAAGCCCCGGTGCGGCAGCAGCGTGATCGAGTCGGCGCCCGACACGCAGAAGAGCATCGTCTGATTCTCCCAGCAGAGCGGCGCGACGGCGGTGGTCACCGAGGAGGCCCACGTGCCCATGATCGCCGCGACGCCGTCGACGTCGATCAGCTTGCGCGCGGCGCGCACCGCCGCTTCGGGCGAGGTCTGCGTGTCCTCCGAGACGAGGACGATCTCGCGGCCGAGGACGCCGCCCGCCTCGTTGACCGCGCCGATCACGCCGGCGATCGCGTCGCGCATGAAGGGGCCGTAGTTGCCGCCGACGCCGGTCAGCGGCGTCAGGGAGCCGAGCTTGATCGGCCCGCCCTGCGCGAAGGCGGCCTGTGCCCGCAGGACCGCCGGGGCGGCAAGGCTCGCCGTCATACCGGCGAGGACGCTGCGACGTGTGGGACGGAACGTGGCCATCTTGGGCTCCTTCAGTGCATTCCGAGGAAGGTGCGGCGAATGTCGGGATCGGCGGAGAGGGCGGCGCCCGTCCCCTCGGCGTGGTTGAGGCCGGCGGCGAGGATGTACGCGCGGTCGGCGATCTGCAGCGCGTCGAACGCGTTCTGCTCGACGAGGACGATGGCGACGCCCGACGCGGCGATCTCGCGGATAACCGCGAACATCTCGTGCGCCGCCTTCGGCGAGAGACCGGCGGACGGCTCGTCCAGCAGCATCACCTGCGGCTCCACCATCATGCCGATCGCCATCGCGAGGAGCTGGCGCTGGCCGCCCGACAGCGTGCGCGCCGCGTCGTGCCGCTTCTCGGCGAGGACGGGGAAGCGGGCGAACAGGCCGTCGATGCGCGGGCGCACGTTGGCGCGGTCGACGGTGCCGCCGATCTCGAGGTTCTCGCGCACGCTCATCGTGGCGAAAACGTTCGACTCCTGCGGCACGTAGGCGACGCCGTTGGCGACGACCTCGCGCGGCTTCATGCCGGTCAGTTCCCTGCCGGCGAGGGTGACGTGGCCCTCGCGGACGGCGATCTGCCCCGTCACGGCCTTCAGCATCGTCGACTTGCCGGCCCCGTTGGGGCCGAGGACGGCGACGATCTCGCCGGCGTCCGCCGTCATCGAGACGCCCTTCAGGATCATGTCCGCCCTGGTGTAGCCAGCGACCACGTTGTCGATCACGAGCGTCGTCATGCGCGCCGTCCGAGGTAGGCGTCCTGCACGCGCGCGTCGGAGGTCACCTCCTCGAAGGTGCCCTCCACCAGCGTCGTCCCGTCCGCCATCACGATGACCGTGTCGCAGAGCTCGGAGACGAGCGCCATGTCGTGCTCGACGATGAGGAAGGTGAGGCCGGTGGCGGCGAGTTCGCGGATGCGCTCGGCGATCTCCCGCCCCAGCGTGGGGTTCACGCCGGCGACCGGCTCGTCGAGCAGGATGAGCTTCGGCCCGCCCATCAGCGCGCGGCCGATCTCCAGCAGCTTCTTCTGTCCGCCGGAGAGATCGGCCGACATGTTCGCCAGGACGTGGTCGAGCCTGAGGCGCCGGGCGATCTCGAACGCACGCTCGGCGAGCTCGCTCTCGCGCTTCAGCCAGCGGGACGGATTGAAGAGCGCCGTGCCGAGCCGCTCGCCCGGCTGGTCGGCGCCATGAAGCAGCAGCGTCTCGAAGACGCTGAGCTTGGGAAAGCCGCGCGCGATCTGGAAGGTGCGCACCAGACCGCGCAGGCTGATCTCGTCCGGCCGCCACCCGGTGATGTCCGTCCCGTCGAAGGTGACGCGGCCGGACTGGGGCGGAATGACGCCGGAGATGCAGTTGAAGGCGGTCGTCTTGCCTGCCCCGTTGGGGCCGATGAGACCGGTGATGCTCCCGGTGGCGACGGTGAACCCCGCGCCGTTGAGGGCACGGACGCCGTAGAAGTTCCGTGTCAGCCCCTCGACCGAGAGCAGGTCCGCCATCCGTACACCTTCGCGCCCCCGCGGCTTAGGGCCGCGGTCATTTTATCTTTCGGCGAAGCAATCACCGTGCCACCGGACCGCAGGGCGGACAAGTGATCCGCGTGTTTTCAACGTGTGAAATTTCTGAAACCTGCCAAGGGCGGCTACTTTCCGAATGCGTCGTCGCGCAGGGTCGAGACGGCGTTGGCGTGGGCGTCGAAGCCCTCGTAACGGGCAAACCGCTCCGCATGCGGGGCGAGGCGCGCATAGCCGGCCTTCGTGACGTGGCCGATGGAGGTGAGCTTCAGGTAGTCGTGCACGCCGAGCGGCGAGCGCGTCAGGGCCGCCAGGTTGGTGGGCAGCACCGCGTTCGGGCCGAGCATGAAGTTGCCGATGGCGATGGGAGTGTGCTCGCCGAGCAGGATCTCGCCGGCGTTCCGGAGCGCGCCGAGATAGTCGAACGGTGCCTTGGAATGAACCTGCAGGTGCTCCGGCGCATAGTCGTTCACGAAGGCGATCGCCTCGTCCATCGTTTCGGTCAGGACGATGCCGCCGCGCGGGCCGCACAGCACCGCCTGGGAAAAGCCGACGCGCTCCTCACCCATCTGCGCCCAGTAGCCGGGGATCGCGGCGAGCGCCTCCTCGACGACACGCTTCGAGGGGGTGACGAGGTAGGCCGAGGAATCGGGGCCGTGCTCGGCCTCGTTGAGGAGATCGAGGGCGGCGACGCGGCCGTTCGCCGTCTCGTCGGCGATGACGATGGCCTCGGACGGGCCGGCCGGCGGCCCCGGATCGATCCTGTCCGCCAGGAGGCGCTTGGCGGCGACGATCCACGGGCTCCCGGGCCCGACCACCTTGACGCACTTCGGCACCGTCGCCGTCCCGTAGGCGACGGCCGCGATCCCCTGCGAGCCGCCGGCCTTGTAGACCTTCTCGACCCCGGCGAGGCGGGCGGCGACGAGAGTCGCGGCATCGACGCCGCCGTCCGGGCCCGGCGGGGTGATGATGACCAGCTGCGGCACGCCGGCGACGACCGCCGGCACCGCCGTCATCATCACCACCGACGGGAACGAGCCCTTGCCGCGCGGCACGTAGCAGGCGACCGACGGGATCGGCGTGACGCGCTCGCCAGCGAAGACGCCGGGCGACATCTCCTTCAGCCACATCTCCTCGGGCATCTGCGCCTCGTGGAAGCGGCGGACGTTGTCGATGGCGGTCTCGAGCGTCTCGATCATCTCCGGCTCGACGGCCTTGAAGGCGGCGTCGAAGTCCTCGGGCGTCGCGGCGATCGCGTCGGCGGTCACGGCGGCCCTGTCGAACTCGCGGCCGAACCGGGCGAGCGCCTCGTCGCCCTCCTCCCGGACGGCCGCGATGATCGGCGCGACCTTGTCGAGGAACGGGCCGAGGTCGCTCTCGGCTCGGCGCAACAGGGCGGCCCGCGCCTCGGCGGACAGTTCGGAGAGGGTGTGGACGCTGATCTGGGGCATCATTTGGACTTCAGGAAAATGTCGAGACCGACGAGCCAGTCCAGCAGCGCCACCGCGACGAGCGCGATGACGATGTAGACGACCGACACGGCCGCGAGGTCCGGTGTGATCACGCTGCGGATGGAGTTGTAGATCTCCACCGGCAGCGTGACGGTGCGCGAGTCCGTCAGGAAGAGGCTGACCAGGAACTCGTTGAAGGCGAGGATGAACATGAGGAGCGCGCCGGTGATGACGCCGGGCGTCACCGCGGGCAGCGTGACGGTGAAGAACGCCTGCACCGGCGGCGCGCCGCAGCTCGCGGCGGCGTTCTCCAGCTCCGGGTCCATCGCGTTCACGGACGCCGCGACGGACCAGATCATGAAGGGCAGGTTGATGACGCAGAGCGCGAGGCCCACCGGCCAGAGCTGGCCGAGGATGCGCACCTCGCCGAACATCATCATCATCGAGAGGCCGGAGACGACGAGCGGGATCGTGAACGGGAGCAGCAGGATCACCTGCAGTGCCGTGCGGGCGCGCAGTCGGTAGCGCGACAGGGCGATCGCCGCCAGCGTCCCCACCGGGATCGCGATGACGGTGCAGATGAGCGACACGTAGAGGCTGCGCCAGAACGCGGCCTTGAACGAGGCGAGCTGCCAGAGCTCGGAGTACCAGCGCAGCGAGAAGCCCTGCGGCGGGAAGGCGATGATGTCGCCCGACGTGAACGAGGCGCCCACCACGATGACGGTCGGCAGGCTCAGCATCAGCACGCAGAACCCCGTCACGCCCCAGAGGAAGACGCCCTTGCTGCCGGAGAGCTTCATCGCCGCCCCCCGCGGAAGCCGAGCGTTCCGGTGCCGGCCATCATGAAGACCGCGGCGACGATCACGCTGCCGATGAGCGTCAGCAGGATGGAGAGCGCCGCGCCGAGGCCCGCATTGGAGATCTGGAAGAACGAGTCGTAGATGGCGCTGGCGAAGAAGTCCTGCGTGCCGCCGCCCAGGATCTCCGGCATCGCGAAGTCCGTCAGCGTCAGCGTGAAGACCACCACCGACGCGCCGATGAGGCCCGGCGCGGCCATCGGCAGGACGACGTGGCGGAAGGTCGACGGCCAGCGGGCGCCCAGCGACTCGGAGGCGAGTTCCACCTCCTCGCCGATCGCCGAGAGAGCGGGGATGATGAGGAGCACCGCGAACGGCAGCATGTACTGGACGAGGCCGAAGAGCACCGTCGGGTACGCGAAGAGGAAGTCCTGCGCCGGCAGGCCCACCGCCTTCAGCGCCGAATTCAGGAGCCCCTCGCGCCCCAGGATGATGAGCCATCCGTAGGCGCGCACCACCTGGCCGATGAAGAACGGCAGGAACAGCGCCACCAGCAGGAACTTGCGCGCCCACGCCGAGCCGGTGCGCACCAGGAGGTACGCGTAGGGGAAGGCGAGCAGCAGCGTCACCAGCGTAACGATGCCCGCCCCGCCCAGGGTGCGGGCGAGCACCCGCCACGTCACCGGGCGCTCCAGCGCCGTGGCGTAGTTGGCGAGGGTGTACGCGTCGCCGAGGCGGTAGGTCGCGAGGTTCAGCTCGTGGAGACTCGTCTCCAGCATCTGGCCGAGGCCGATGACGAGGATTCCGACGAGG harbors:
- a CDS encoding ABC transporter substrate-binding protein, whose protein sequence is MATFRPTRRSVLAGMTASLAAPAVLRAQAAFAQGGPIKLGSLTPLTGVGGNYGPFMRDAIAGVIGAVNEAGGVLGREIVLVSEDTQTSPEAAVRAARKLIDVDGVAAIMGTWASSVTTAVAPLCWENQTMLFCVSGADSITLLPHRGFIARTQPNSKLQNDVATAFMVDQGATHLGWIGPQTPFAQGNIDNMTRIAGENGMEMDSLIYEADKSTYRSEVDTIMRAGPDFILLGGYTADTTVLLRDLWQAGYEGKLIGPAYAVNQTVLDALPADVLEGIFTWEPAPAIGSPAYANVQKILGVETVDPYSAQCYDHANLAILSIAAGGEATGATIRDSLRTISQGEGTVVSSAVEGLPIIADGVNYDGASGPCDFNEIGDITGTQFLFKRIEDGAAVEFART
- a CDS encoding ABC transporter permease, translated to MAGAVQKARWALLDAVEMLARIVWPAPLRGALGWAFLAPALILVGILVIGLGQMLETSLHELNLATYRLGDAYTLANYATALERPVTWRVLARTLGGAGIVTLVTLLLAFPYAYLLVRTGSAWARKFLLVALFLPFFIGQVVRAYGWLIILGREGLLNSALKAVGLPAQDFLFAYPTVLFGLVQYMLPFAVLLIIPALSAIGEEVELASESLGARWPSTFRHVVLPMAAPGLIGASVVVFTLTLTDFAMPEILGGGTQDFFASAIYDSFFQISNAGLGAALSILLTLIGSVIVAAVFMMAGTGTLGFRGGRR
- a CDS encoding M24 family metallopeptidase — its product is MTLGVGGSTAAAELEKMTKMTGGITPIGIDEHLERVKRAQALMKKEGISALYLDTSANLFYFTGISLKLTERLHGAIIPAEGPVTYLSPAFEEPKTRSMLKFGDDIRVWQEHEDPTALVADTIASLGYESGVVAVDPATPFFNFDGMRKAGNRYDFQNGAVVTAALRSQKTAAEVALLDIAAKVTEEVHKASARILHEGITTTEVQAFVQEAHRRLGAVPTPYPPLILFGEATAYPHGVDYPQTLEDGDMVLMDIGGWVGGYRSDLTRTYVFGEPNPRQREVWDIEKRAQEAGFNAAQKGAPHHAVDDAARGVIESAGFGKDYALPGLPHRTGHGIGIEVHEDSYIVRGNTAPLKVGNCFSIEPTICIYGEFGIRLEDCATVTEDGPRWFSGPSHTVDDPFGYEA
- a CDS encoding branched-chain amino acid ABC transporter permease gives rise to the protein MLSYLLATLTFAGIYAMLALGLNVIWGMTGMINLGLAGFFAVGAYVSALLSILGLPIPLAAIAAMAAAALVGGLLSRLTLKLRGDYLAIVTLGFGEFVRLIAANEIWLTNGSDGISGIPGPFRAELTPFEFNALFAAITVVCVAVAWFLSRRLRISPYGRALRALREDETAAAVAGKPVRRMKVEAFALGAALLGLGGVLYAHFTSYIAPDIFRPLLTIYIFLSLTAGGTGNATGAVVGAVIVMGILEGSRFLEGVIPGLSGAQGAALREMVIGSLLIVIMRLKPSGLLAERPPRMPVQPGTTGSARRRT
- a CDS encoding ABC transporter permease, whose amino-acid sequence is MKLSGSKGVFLWGVTGFCVLMLSLPTVIVVGASFTSGDIIAFPPQGFSLRWYSELWQLASFKAAFWRSLYVSLICTVIAIPVGTLAAIALSRYRLRARTALQVILLLPFTIPLVVSGLSMMMMFGEVRILGQLWPVGLALCVINLPFMIWSVAASVNAMDPELENAAASCGAPPVQAFFTVTLPAVTPGVITGALLMFILAFNEFLVSLFLTDSRTVTLPVEIYNSIRSVITPDLAAVSVVYIVIALVAVALLDWLVGLDIFLKSK
- a CDS encoding GAF domain-containing protein, whose protein sequence is MDFDAFTRAVAAPGQPAAAFGALAEMAAAGPGVKLFTALTIDQTAGLLRRSFSNMPDAYPAKGTKKIADTTITGHLLADAGPVLSDGREAVEANFYDHELIFSLGCESCLNVPITVAGEVIGSINLLHAAGHYTPERIEAAKALRLPAVAAFLIERQWGDALTV
- the hisD gene encoding histidinol dehydrogenase; the encoded protein is MPQISVHTLSELSAEARAALLRRAESDLGPFLDKVAPIIAAVREEGDEALARFGREFDRAAVTADAIAATPEDFDAAFKAVEPEMIETLETAIDNVRRFHEAQMPEEMWLKEMSPGVFAGERVTPIPSVACYVPRGKGSFPSVVMMTAVPAVVAGVPQLVIITPPGPDGGVDAATLVAARLAGVEKVYKAGGSQGIAAVAYGTATVPKCVKVVGPGSPWIVAAKRLLADRIDPGPPAGPSEAIVIADETANGRVAALDLLNEAEHGPDSSAYLVTPSKRVVEEALAAIPGYWAQMGEERVGFSQAVLCGPRGGIVLTETMDEAIAFVNDYAPEHLQVHSKAPFDYLGALRNAGEILLGEHTPIAIGNFMLGPNAVLPTNLAALTRSPLGVHDYLKLTSIGHVTKAGYARLAPHAERFARYEGFDAHANAVSTLRDDAFGK
- a CDS encoding ABC transporter ATP-binding protein, with protein sequence MADLLSVEGLTRNFYGVRALNGAGFTVATGSITGLIGPNGAGKTTAFNCISGVIPPQSGRVTFDGTDITGWRPDEISLRGLVRTFQIARGFPKLSVFETLLLHGADQPGERLGTALFNPSRWLKRESELAERAFEIARRLRLDHVLANMSADLSGGQKKLLEIGRALMGGPKLILLDEPVAGVNPTLGREIAERIRELAATGLTFLIVEHDMALVSELCDTVIVMADGTTLVEGTFEEVTSDARVQDAYLGRRA
- a CDS encoding cation diffusion facilitator family transporter, which encodes MRDAVRAPRRLNFQQLQLVSITLSTVIAGPQLVAALGSTSIGLIGDAVFTVIYILFSLLVFLTTRAARHSCALVFPYGTGKLEAIASSILAVSFTLSGLGIASASLYRVLEPSPPESVAAPLVITTILLAQSAALYALSAPLAKEPSGVVKAWRRAQLIDVCGLGLTIVLVSAAAFDPRFAIGDPIAGCVIASAMLYTAYQTFRNAFWELADRALEEKVQLLILRGLADSFDAFDDILDIRTRRSGGVPIIEIALGFAMNREWRTVVARCEQVRRSVVASVEGAEVLVLPATPALMASQAPAGAAA
- a CDS encoding ABC transporter ATP-binding protein; translated protein: MTTLVIDNVVAGYTRADMILKGVSMTADAGEIVAVLGPNGAGKSTMLKAVTGQIAVREGHVTLAGRELTGMKPREVVANGVAYVPQESNVFATMSVRENLEIGGTVDRANVRPRIDGLFARFPVLAEKRHDAARTLSGGQRQLLAMAIGMMVEPQVMLLDEPSAGLSPKAAHEMFAVIREIAASGVAIVLVEQNAFDALQIADRAYILAAGLNHAEGTGAALSADPDIRRTFLGMH
- a CDS encoding branched-chain amino acid ABC transporter permease, with product MLDLLPQLIVNGIVMGTLLAIPAIGFTAIFAVLRFPNFAVASHATIGAFAGYAANVGLGLPVEVSLVAAFLVAAVVGVLSDEIALRPLRPHGALTTAIASIALTIVLENAVRFIFGNDLRGYDLPLVRDWRIWGVRIGPQQVENLLLALALMSAVFLALRYTRIGKSMRAVADNPALAELKGIDPIMIGRLTVFFGMGLVGAGGMLLGVGTSIDPLTGFRFILPIFAAAVVGGLGSIPGAVLGAMVVGLGEELSLIVLSPSYRSAVGFLAIVIVLTFRPRGLLGERAY